A genomic region of Cygnus atratus isolate AKBS03 ecotype Queensland, Australia chromosome 13, CAtr_DNAZoo_HiC_assembly, whole genome shotgun sequence contains the following coding sequences:
- the GLA gene encoding alpha-galactosidase A — protein MAAAVPLLCAVLVAAAAALENGVARTPPMGWLHWERFLCGTDCTAQPRRCVSEQLFTEMADVMATEGWREAGYQYLCIDDCWAAPTRDERGRLQADPRRFPGGIRRLADYVHARGLKLGIYSDVGNETCAGFPGSYGHYELDAQTFASWGVDLLKFDGCNSGSLELLAEGYRRMSLALNKTGRPIVYSCEWPFYLRPMQQPNYTEIKQYCNHWRNFFDVYDSWNSIRSILEWTALHQDSIVKIAGPGGWNDPDMLVIGNFGLSWDQAVTQMAMWAIMAAPLFMSNDLRRISPEAKWLLQNKEVIAINQDPLGKQGYRITKDKNFELWERPLSGRAYAVAVLYQQEIGGPHNFSFSLALLGNGLACNPVCSVRQILPSSRDWGVHNWVSSLSVEVNPTGTVLLRVVAL, from the exons atggcggcggcggtgccgcTGCTCTGCGCCGTgctggtggcggcggcggcggcgctggaGAACGGCGTGGCGCGGACACCGCCCATGGGCTGGCTGCACTGGGAGCGCTTCCTCTGCGGCACCGACTGCACCGCGCAGCCCCGCCGCTGCGTCAG CGAGCAGCTGTTCACCGAGATGGCCGACGTGATGGCCACGGAGGGCTGGCGGGAGGCAGGCTACCAGTACCTGTGCATCGACGACTGCTGGGCGGCCCCCACGCGGGACGAGCGcggcaggctgcaggcagaccCCCGGCGCTTCCCCGGTGGCATCCGGCGGCTGGCGGACTAC GTGCACGCGCGGGGGCTGAAGCTGGGGATCTACAGCGACGTCGGGAACGAGACGTGCGCCGGCTTCCCCGGCAGCTACGGGCACTACGAGCTGGACGCCCAGACCTTCGCCTCGTGGGGCGTGGACCTGCTCAAGTTCGACGGCTGCAACTCCGGCTcgctggagctgctggcagaag GTTACAGGAGGATGTCTCTGGCCCTGAACAAGACTGGAAGGCCCATCGTGTACTCCTGCGAATGGCCTTTCTACCTGAGGCCCATGCAGCAG CCCAATTACACGGAGATCAAACAGTACTGCAATCACTGGAGGAACTTCTTTGATGTCTACGATTCTTGGAACAGCATCAGGAGCATCTTGGAGTGGACAGCGCTTCACCAGGACAGCATTGTGAAGATAGCTGGGCCGGGAGGCTGGAACGACCCTGACATG CTGGTGATTGGGAACTTCGGGCTGAGCTGGGACCAGGCGGTGACCCAGATGGCCATGTGGGCCATTATGGCTGCTCCCCTCTTCATGTCCAACGACCTGCGGCGCATTAGCCCCGAGGCCAAGTGGCTGCTCCAGAACAAAGAGGTGATCGCCATCAACCAGGATCCGCTGGGCAAGCAGGGATATCGCATCACCAAG GACAAAAACTTCGAGCTATGGGAGCGGCCCCTGTCGGGCAGAGCCTACGCCGTGGCGGTGCTGTACCAGCAGGAAATCGGGGGCCCCCACaacttctccttctccctcgCCCTCCTCGGCAACGGGCTGGCCTGCAACCCCGTGTGCTCCGTCCGGCAgatcctgcccagcagcagggactgggGGGTGCACAACTGGGTCTCCTCCCTGAGCGTGGAGGTAAACCCAACAGGCACCGTGCTGCTCAGGGTGGTGGCGCTGTAG
- the LOC118245485 gene encoding glycine receptor subunit alpha-4, protein MSPSDFLDKLMGRTSGYDARIRPNFKGPPVNVTCNIFINSFGSVTETTMDYRVNVFLRQQWNDPRLAYREYPDDSLDLDPSMLDSIWKPDLFFANEKGASFHEVTTDNKLLRIFKNGNVLYSIRLTLILSCPMDLKNFPMDIQTCTMQLESFGYTMNDLIFEWLEEQEAVQVAEGLTLPQFILRDEKDLGYCTKYYNTGKFTCIEVKFHLERQMGYYLIQMYIPSLLIVILSWVSFWINMDAAPARVGLGITTVLTMTTQSAGSRASLPKVSYVKAIDIWMAVCLLFVFAALLEYAAVNFVSRQHKEFMRLRRRQRRQRMEEELVRESRFYLRGYGLGHCLQAKEGPGEGPGIYSPPPASVLLREGETLCRRYVDRAKRIDTISRAVFPFTFLVFNIFYWVVYKVLRSEDVHPVP, encoded by the exons ATGTCGCCCTCTGATTTCCTGGACAAGCTTATGGGACGGACGTCGGGGTATGATGCCCGGATTCGGCCCAACTTCAAAG GTCCGCCCGTCAACGTGACGTGCAACATCTTCATCAACAGCTTCGGCTCCGTCACCGAGACGACCATG GACTACCGGGTGAACGTCTTCCTGCGGCAGCAGTGGAACGACCCCCGGCTGGCCTACCGCGAGTACCCCGACGACTCCCTCGACCTCGACCCCTCCATGCTCGACTCCATCTGGAAGCCGGACTTGTTCTTCGCCAATGAGAAAGGGGCCAGTTTCCACGAGGTCACCACCGACAACAAGCTGCTGCGCATCTTCAAGAACGGCAACGTGCTCTACAGCATCAG gctgacGCTGATCCTGTCCTGCCCCATGGACCTCAAGAACTTCCCCATGGACATCCAGACGTGCACGATGCAGCTGGAGAGCT TCGGCTACACCATGAACGACCTGATCTTCGagtggctggaggagcaggaggccgTGCAGGTGGCGGAGGGCTTGACGCTGCCGCAGTTCATCCTCAGGGACGAGAAGGACCTGGGCTACTGCACCAAGTACTACAACACAG GCAAGTTCACCTGCATCGAGGTGAAGTTCCACCTGGAGAGGCAGATGGGCTACTACCTGATCCAGATGTacatccccagcctgctcatCGTCATCCTCTCCTGGGTCTCCTTCTGGATCAACATGGACGCGGCGCCGGCGCGGGTGGGCCTGGGCATCACCACCGTGCTCACCATGACCACGCAGAGCGCCGGCTCCCGCGCCTCGCTGCCCAAG GTCTCCTACGTGAAGGCCATCGACATCTGGATGGCCGTCTGCCTGCTCTTCGTCTTCGCCGCCTTGCTGGAGTACGCCGCCGTCAACTTCGTGTCCCGGCAGCACAAGGAGTTCATGCGCCTGCGGCGGCGCCAGCGGCGGCAGAGGATG GAGGAAGAGCTCGTCCGCGAGAGCCGCTTCTACTTGCGAGGCTACGGCCTGGGCCACTGCCTGCAGGCGAAGGAGGGTCCCGGGGAGGGTCCCGGCATCtacagcccccccccggccagcGTGCTGCTGCGGGAAGGGGAGACCCTCTGCAGGCGCTACGTCGACCGGGCCAAGCGAATCGACACCATCTCCCGAGCCGTCTTCCCCTTCACCTTCCTGGTCTTCAATATCTTCTACTGGGTTGTCTACAAAGTGCTGCGCTCGGAGGACGTCCACCCGGTGCCCTGA